Proteins encoded together in one Laspinema palackyanum D2c window:
- a CDS encoding aminotransferase class V-fold PLP-dependent enzyme encodes MLKNTDLEGHSPTEFSAYWSLDPQITFLNHGSFGACPFPVLEAQERVRQQLEQEPVRFFVREFEPLLDQAVEQLAQFVGVDARDLVFVPNATTGVNSVLRSLRFNPGDELLTTDHEYNASRNALEFVADRADARIVVAPVPFPIASKQQIVDAVMGRVSEKTKLVLLDHISSQTGLIFPIEEIIQQLSQYGIETLIDGAHAPGMLPLNLPKIGATYYSGNCHKWLSAPKGAAFLYVRGDRQQQIRPLTISHGANSSRTDKSRFQLEFDWTGTGDPSAYLSVPAAIQFMGSLLPGGWSELMSRNHKLVLSARQMLCDTLGVEIPAPSEMIGSMACIPIPDGSADELHDELFDRHQIELQVMPWPKFPQRVIRISAQIYNNFEQYQQLAGVLKQVLK; translated from the coding sequence ATGTTGAAAAACACCGATTTAGAAGGGCACAGCCCGACCGAATTTTCCGCCTATTGGTCCCTCGACCCGCAGATTACTTTTTTGAATCACGGTTCTTTTGGGGCCTGTCCCTTCCCGGTGTTAGAAGCCCAAGAACGGGTGCGGCAGCAGCTAGAACAGGAACCTGTAAGGTTTTTCGTGCGCGAATTTGAGCCACTTCTGGATCAAGCGGTGGAACAGTTAGCCCAGTTCGTCGGGGTGGATGCGCGGGACTTGGTTTTTGTGCCCAATGCCACTACCGGGGTGAATTCTGTGCTGCGATCGCTGCGGTTTAACCCGGGAGACGAGTTACTGACCACGGACCATGAGTACAACGCTAGTCGCAACGCCTTAGAATTTGTGGCCGATCGCGCTGATGCCCGAATTGTTGTGGCCCCCGTTCCCTTCCCGATCGCCTCCAAGCAGCAGATTGTCGATGCAGTCATGGGACGGGTCAGCGAAAAAACCAAACTCGTTCTCTTAGACCATATTAGTAGCCAAACCGGATTAATTTTTCCCATTGAGGAAATTATTCAGCAGCTTTCCCAATATGGGATTGAGACTCTGATTGATGGCGCACACGCCCCCGGGATGCTACCCCTGAACTTACCCAAAATCGGGGCGACTTATTATAGCGGCAACTGTCATAAATGGTTGTCTGCACCCAAAGGGGCTGCATTTTTGTATGTTAGAGGCGATCGCCAGCAGCAAATTCGACCCCTGACCATTAGTCATGGGGCCAACTCCTCCCGGACTGATAAATCTCGCTTCCAACTGGAATTTGATTGGACCGGAACCGGGGACCCCTCGGCTTATTTATCTGTCCCTGCTGCCATTCAGTTTATGGGGTCCCTCCTGCCTGGGGGGTGGTCCGAATTAATGTCCAGAAACCATAAGCTTGTTTTGTCCGCAAGGCAGATGCTTTGCGACACCCTGGGAGTCGAAATTCCGGCCCCCTCAGAAATGATTGGATCAATGGCTTGTATTCCAATTCCGGATGGATCCGCAGACGAATTACATGATGAACTCTTCGATCGCCATCAGATTGAATTACAGGTGATGCCTTGGCCGAAATTTCCCCAACGGGTGATCCGAATTTCGGCTCAGATTTACAATAATTTCGAGCAGTATCAACAGTTGGCGGGAGTGTTGAAGCAGGTACTCAAGTGA
- a CDS encoding energy-coupling factor ABC transporter ATP-binding protein has product MNPTPSGDDRPKAIVVQDLCFNWPSGAGVLKSCSLEVPQGEFWMLLGTNGSGKSTLLRLLAGLLTPRDGQISISRPVGFVFQNPDHQLVMPTVGADVAFGLVEENLTLAQTRHRVEEALTAVNLLALQRRPIYALSGGQKQRVAIAGAIARHCEVLLLDEPTALLDPDSQLDLVAQVQRLVKSRGLTALWVTHRFEELAYCDGAFLLERGRMVDSGNPQPLIQRLMESEDLE; this is encoded by the coding sequence ATGAACCCGACGCCTTCCGGTGACGATCGCCCCAAGGCGATCGTGGTACAGGACCTCTGCTTTAACTGGCCCTCGGGAGCAGGGGTGTTAAAGTCCTGCTCCTTGGAAGTTCCCCAAGGCGAATTTTGGATGCTCTTGGGGACCAATGGCAGTGGAAAATCCACGTTACTCCGGTTACTGGCGGGTTTGCTTACCCCACGGGACGGTCAAATTTCCATTTCTCGTCCCGTGGGGTTTGTGTTCCAAAACCCGGATCATCAGTTAGTGATGCCTACAGTTGGAGCCGATGTTGCGTTTGGGTTGGTGGAGGAAAATCTCACCCTCGCTCAAACTCGGCATCGGGTGGAAGAAGCCCTAACAGCGGTCAACTTACTCGCCCTGCAACGACGTCCGATTTATGCGCTGAGTGGAGGTCAAAAGCAGCGGGTTGCTATTGCTGGGGCGATCGCCCGCCATTGCGAGGTTCTGTTATTAGATGAGCCCACCGCTTTATTGGACCCAGATAGTCAATTAGACCTCGTGGCTCAAGTCCAGCGGTTGGTTAAAAGCCGAGGGTTAACGGCACTCTGGGTCACCCATCGGTTTGAGGAATTAGCCTATTGCGATGGAGCTTTCCTCCTGGAACGGGGGCGCATGGTCGATTCGGGGAATCCGCAGCCCCTGATCCAACGGTTGATGGAATCTGAGGATTTAGAGTGA
- the psbD gene encoding photosystem II D2 protein (photosystem q(a) protein) yields MTIAVGRAQAERGWFDVLDDWLKRDRFVFIGWSGLLLFPCAYLAVGGWLTGTTFVTSWYTHGLASSYLEGCNFLTVAVSTPPNSLGHSLLFLWGPEAQGDFTRWCQLGGLWTFVALHGAFGLIGFCLRQLEIARLLGIRPYNGLAFTGPIAVFVSVFLMYPLGQSGWFFAPSFGVAAIFRFLLFFQGFHNWTLNPFHMMGVAGILGGALLCAIHGATVENTLFEDGEGSNTFRAFEPTQAEETYSMVTANRFWSQIFGVAFSNKRWLHFFMLFVPVTGLWMSAIGVVGLGLNLRAYDFVSQELRAAEDPEFETFYTKNILLNEGIRAWMAPVDQPHENFEFPEEVLPRGNAL; encoded by the coding sequence ATGACGATTGCAGTCGGACGCGCCCAGGCAGAGCGGGGATGGTTTGACGTCCTCGACGACTGGCTCAAGCGCGATCGCTTCGTATTTATCGGTTGGTCTGGCCTATTACTCTTCCCCTGCGCTTACCTCGCAGTGGGAGGCTGGCTGACCGGCACCACCTTCGTCACCTCTTGGTACACCCACGGACTCGCTTCCTCCTATTTAGAAGGTTGCAACTTCCTCACCGTGGCTGTTTCAACTCCCCCGAACAGTCTGGGACATTCCCTCCTGTTCCTCTGGGGTCCTGAAGCCCAAGGTGACTTCACCCGGTGGTGTCAACTCGGCGGTCTGTGGACCTTCGTCGCCCTGCATGGGGCCTTTGGTCTGATTGGCTTCTGCCTGCGTCAGTTGGAAATTGCCCGCCTCTTAGGGATTCGTCCTTACAACGGACTCGCCTTTACCGGACCCATTGCGGTGTTCGTTAGCGTGTTCTTGATGTATCCCTTGGGTCAATCCGGCTGGTTCTTTGCTCCTAGCTTTGGCGTTGCTGCTATCTTCCGCTTCCTGTTGTTCTTCCAAGGGTTCCATAACTGGACCCTCAACCCCTTCCACATGATGGGAGTGGCCGGTATCCTGGGCGGTGCGCTACTGTGCGCCATTCATGGAGCCACCGTGGAAAACACCTTGTTTGAAGATGGTGAAGGTTCCAACACCTTCCGCGCCTTTGAACCGACTCAGGCGGAAGAAACCTACTCGATGGTTACCGCTAACCGTTTTTGGTCCCAAATCTTTGGGGTGGCTTTCTCCAACAAGCGCTGGTTACACTTCTTTATGTTGTTCGTGCCAGTCACCGGCTTGTGGATGAGCGCGATCGGGGTCGTGGGCTTAGGTTTAAACCTGCGCGCTTATGACTTCGTGTCTCAAGAACTGCGGGCTGCGGAAGACCCGGAATTTGAAACCTTCTATACCAAGAATATCCTTCTGAATGAAGGGATTCGGGCTTGGATGGCTCCGGTTGACCAGCCTCATGAAAACTTCGAGTTCCCTGAAGAAGTTCTACCTCGCGGTAACGCTCTGTAG
- the menD gene encoding 2-succinyl-5-enolpyruvyl-6-hydroxy-3-cyclohexene-1-carboxylic-acid synthase yields MPIDFRNTNTVWASILVETFQRLGLTTAVICPGSRSTPLTVAFASHPQIEAIPILDERSASFFALGQAKQTGKPVVLVCTSGTAGANFYPAIIEAKESRVPLLILTADRPPELRDCHSGQTIDQVKLYGHYPTWQTELATPSLELKQLSYLRQTLIHAWEKTLFPVPGPVHLNLPFRDPLAPLPEPKATDLATTFQPEEFFTHLPSSLILHPSSFIPHPPSPLQQWQNCQRGIIIAGVAQPQNPRDYCQAIAHLSKTLNWPVLAEGLSPLRNYADLNPYLISTYDFILRNPRLADKITPEIAIQIGELPTSKTLRSWLETTQPLTFLVTESDRNLDPLHGRTIPLRMAIASLAATLNPIPATPSPTAYLQQWCDTERQTRQKIDTTLSSIPDLIEPKVAWLISQQLPPETPLFIANSMPVRDIEYFWKPGNRHIQPFVNRGANGIDGTLSTALGIAHRHQSSVMLTGDLALLHDTNGFLIRQYFQGHLTIILINNNGGGIFGMLPIAKFDPPFTEFFATPQNINFARLCAGYDIEHQRIESWQQLESLLNPLPTSGIRVLEIKSDRNLDVKWRQDQFQQFAEAIQSTL; encoded by the coding sequence ATGCCAATAGATTTCCGCAATACTAACACCGTTTGGGCTTCTATTTTAGTCGAGACATTCCAACGCCTGGGATTAACCACGGCAGTGATTTGTCCCGGTTCCCGTTCCACCCCGTTAACCGTTGCCTTTGCCAGCCATCCTCAGATTGAAGCTATCCCCATTTTAGATGAGCGATCGGCCAGTTTTTTTGCCCTAGGACAAGCCAAACAAACCGGCAAACCTGTTGTTTTAGTCTGTACCTCGGGAACCGCTGGGGCAAATTTTTATCCGGCGATAATTGAAGCAAAAGAAAGCCGCGTTCCCTTATTAATTTTAACCGCAGACCGACCCCCAGAACTGCGGGATTGCCATTCTGGTCAAACCATCGACCAAGTTAAACTCTATGGACATTATCCCACCTGGCAAACGGAATTAGCCACGCCATCTTTAGAACTAAAACAACTAAGCTACCTCCGCCAAACCCTGATTCACGCTTGGGAAAAAACCTTATTTCCAGTCCCCGGTCCCGTCCATTTGAATCTCCCCTTTCGCGATCCATTAGCCCCTTTACCAGAACCCAAAGCCACCGATTTAGCAACAACCTTCCAACCCGAAGAATTCTTTACCCATCTCCCCTCATCCCTCATCCTTCATCCTTCATCCTTCATCCCCCATCCCCCATCCCCTCTACAACAATGGCAAAACTGCCAACGGGGAATCATCATTGCTGGAGTCGCCCAACCCCAAAATCCGAGAGACTATTGTCAGGCGATCGCCCATCTCTCTAAAACCTTAAATTGGCCGGTTCTTGCAGAAGGATTATCCCCCCTCCGCAATTATGCCGACCTCAATCCGTATTTAATTTCCACTTATGATTTCATCCTCAGAAATCCCAGACTTGCCGATAAAATTACCCCAGAAATAGCGATTCAAATTGGGGAATTGCCCACCAGTAAAACCCTTCGGAGTTGGCTAGAAACTACCCAACCTTTAACTTTTTTAGTCACCGAAAGCGATCGCAACCTCGACCCCCTACATGGCCGCACGATTCCTCTGCGGATGGCGATCGCCTCCCTTGCCGCCACCTTAAATCCCATCCCGGCAACTCCTTCCCCCACCGCCTATCTACAACAGTGGTGTGACACTGAACGCCAAACCCGCCAGAAAATCGATACCACCCTCTCATCCATTCCCGACCTAATTGAACCCAAAGTGGCATGGCTGATTTCTCAACAGTTACCCCCAGAAACTCCCCTATTTATTGCTAATAGTATGCCTGTCCGAGATATCGAATATTTCTGGAAGCCAGGGAACCGCCATATCCAACCCTTCGTGAACCGAGGTGCAAATGGCATTGATGGAACATTATCCACCGCATTAGGCATCGCCCATCGCCATCAAAGTAGCGTCATGTTAACGGGAGATTTAGCCCTTTTACATGACACCAATGGATTTTTAATCCGCCAATATTTTCAAGGTCATTTAACCATAATTTTAATCAACAATAACGGCGGTGGCATTTTTGGAATGTTACCCATTGCCAAATTTGACCCACCGTTTACCGAGTTTTTTGCGACTCCGCAAAACATCAATTTTGCCCGATTATGTGCAGGCTATGATATCGAACATCAGCGGATTGAGTCTTGGCAGCAATTAGAATCGCTGTTAAATCCTTTACCGACTTCGGGCATTCGAGTCTTAGAGATAAAAAGCGATCGCAATCTTGATGTCAAATGGCGACAAGACCAGTTTCAACAGTTTGCAGAAGCGATCCAATCAACCTTATAG
- a CDS encoding isochorismate synthase: protein MLVVPSDTNMKPDRKDLYQFLVACQQVSVEKECPQIATLSLELPPLDPLAVLQAIAQPEDPHFYFENGNKGEAIAAIGAAITFHVPSGSARFVKAQTFIQSCLANTITTGATDLPFAGPHFFCNFTFFDDLRPPESAFPCATVLLPRWQVARCHNRSVFVANFSLSARDNIKALHQDLCNKLTQIRWANSRWLDAVNFPNPSFQKHDFKPTANFRKSVYSALNRINNKTLNKIVLADAIDLNFPFPINLVKSLNNLRRLYPDCYTFATGNGGGTNFIGASPERLLAIYNHQLTTDALAGSAPRGKTSGEDAELAKLLLSSEKEIHEHRVVIDFICDRLTRLGLNPNVPPQLLLLQLSNIQHLWTPIQATLPPGIHPLDILADLHPTPAVAGVPRDTACQEIRRYEAFDRGLYAAPLGWIDGYGNCEFIVGIRSALIEGDRARLYAGAGIVAGSDPDKELAEVQLKLKTLLKALV, encoded by the coding sequence ATGCTAGTTGTACCGTCTGATACCAACATGAAGCCAGACCGCAAGGATCTTTATCAGTTCCTTGTCGCTTGTCAGCAGGTATCCGTTGAGAAAGAATGCCCCCAGATTGCCACCCTATCCCTGGAACTTCCCCCTCTGGACCCCCTAGCGGTTTTACAGGCGATCGCCCAACCCGAGGACCCACATTTTTATTTTGAAAATGGCAATAAAGGGGAAGCGATCGCGGCGATCGGGGCGGCAATCACCTTTCATGTCCCCTCGGGTTCCGCAAGATTTGTCAAAGCGCAAACCTTTATCCAATCCTGTTTGGCGAATACCATTACCACCGGGGCCACGGACCTCCCCTTTGCCGGACCCCACTTTTTTTGTAACTTTACCTTTTTTGACGACCTACGCCCCCCAGAATCGGCCTTTCCTTGCGCCACGGTGTTATTACCCCGGTGGCAAGTCGCCCGATGTCACAACCGTTCGGTGTTCGTCGCCAACTTTTCCCTATCCGCCCGGGATAATATTAAAGCCTTACATCAAGATTTATGTAATAAACTGACCCAGATTCGCTGGGCCAATTCTCGCTGGCTAGACGCAGTAAATTTTCCCAACCCATCTTTCCAAAAACACGACTTTAAACCCACTGCTAATTTTAGAAAATCCGTTTATTCCGCCCTAAACCGGATTAACAACAAAACTTTAAATAAAATCGTTTTAGCCGATGCCATTGATTTAAACTTTCCCTTTCCCATCAACCTCGTTAAATCGCTCAATAATTTACGCCGCCTCTACCCCGATTGCTACACCTTTGCCACGGGAAACGGTGGCGGGACCAATTTTATCGGGGCCAGTCCGGAACGCTTGCTGGCGATTTATAATCATCAATTAACCACTGATGCCTTAGCCGGTTCTGCCCCCCGAGGTAAAACGTCAGGAGAAGATGCAGAATTAGCCAAACTGCTGTTATCTAGTGAAAAAGAAATTCATGAACATCGAGTGGTGATTGATTTTATCTGCGATCGCCTCACCCGTTTAGGGTTAAATCCGAACGTCCCCCCGCAATTGTTATTACTACAATTGTCCAATATTCAACATCTCTGGACCCCAATTCAAGCCACCTTACCCCCCGGAATCCATCCCTTAGACATTTTAGCGGACCTCCATCCCACTCCCGCAGTAGCTGGGGTTCCCCGGGATACCGCTTGTCAAGAAATTCGCCGTTATGAAGCCTTCGATCGCGGCTTATATGCGGCCCCATTAGGCTGGATTGATGGCTATGGTAATTGTGAATTTATTGTCGGCATTCGGTCCGCTTTAATTGAAGGCGATCGCGCCCGATTGTATGCGGGGGCTGGAATTGTCGCCGGGTCCGACCCAGACAAAGAATTAGCCGAAGTGCAACTCAAACTCAAAACCCTGTTAAAAGCCTTAGTTTAA
- a CDS encoding NYN domain-containing protein, whose protein sequence is MPRSSARPLLLVDGYNIIGLWSKLKTKRDFDGLEASRRELIESLINYSAFEGLDTLVVFDAHSRHEPTYTEVISTSLSVCYTEFGQTADTYIEKTCATFRRNLGNLHRRLIVATSDRAQQQTVLGYGAEWMSALQFAQAIEATERRCRSKQKTRNKPSSRFLVSGLDAEAQQRLAQLRRGL, encoded by the coding sequence ATGCCACGCTCCTCAGCGCGACCTTTATTGCTCGTGGATGGATACAACATCATAGGACTATGGTCCAAGCTCAAAACCAAGCGAGACTTTGACGGGTTAGAAGCATCCCGCCGAGAACTAATCGAGTCGCTGATCAACTACAGCGCTTTTGAAGGATTAGACACTCTGGTGGTTTTTGATGCTCATTCTCGCCATGAGCCAACCTACACCGAAGTCATATCGACAAGTTTATCCGTCTGCTACACCGAATTTGGGCAAACCGCAGACACCTATATTGAAAAGACCTGTGCCACTTTTCGGCGAAACTTGGGAAATCTCCATCGCCGGTTAATTGTGGCGACCTCAGACCGTGCTCAGCAGCAAACGGTTTTAGGATATGGGGCGGAATGGATGTCCGCGCTTCAGTTCGCCCAAGCGATCGAAGCGACGGAACGCCGCTGCCGGAGTAAACAGAAAACCCGCAATAAGCCCTCTAGTCGGTTTCTGGTTTCGGGACTGGATGCGGAAGCGCAACAGCGACTGGCGCAGTTGCGACGGGGTTTGTAG
- a CDS encoding HD domain-containing phosphohydrolase: MNTPELSNEYVTRAELVEELLDIGTALSSTYDLGALLTLILTKSRELTCSDAGSVYLVDHNDEEIPKLLFKVAQNDSLPQISFQEFAIPLTPKSLAGYVALTGESLNLADAYALPPTVPYQLERSVDRDLDYSTRSVLVLPMQNRQGEMIGVLQLINRKTKADVVVTPENVTEVTQPYSEWEERIVRSLASQAAISIERNHLQESIEHLFEGFVTASVQVIEARDPCTFGHSERVAELTVRLSQEANTVTTGPMRDVKFSVRQIQEVRYAALLHDFGKVGVPEAILVKQKKLYPSQLEVIRHRFALAERTMEMECAQNKFRYLIEHPSHLHRDPENACSHCQELQELDRQLQEKIEQLNTYWKLLLEANEPRILAEEPLARLRELSQQIYRDVDGQLKPLIDPDEITQLLIPKGNLTPEERLSIEYHVTHTYEFLKRIPWTRDLKDVPKIAFGHHEKIDGSGYPRGLKGNEIPIQAQIMTIADIYDALTAGDRPYKRGLPVEAALRILREEAIHNKINADLLELFEHRQVFSVLGHSQQVVTLESA; encoded by the coding sequence TTGAATACCCCGGAATTAAGCAACGAATATGTAACCAGAGCGGAATTAGTAGAGGAGCTATTAGATATTGGGACAGCGCTTTCGAGTACCTATGACTTGGGCGCGTTGTTGACCCTCATTTTAACCAAGAGCCGAGAACTGACCTGTAGCGATGCAGGAAGCGTTTACCTGGTAGATCACAACGATGAAGAAATACCAAAGTTGTTGTTTAAGGTAGCACAGAACGATTCTCTGCCTCAAATTTCATTTCAGGAATTTGCCATACCCCTGACGCCTAAAAGTTTGGCCGGTTATGTCGCCCTCACTGGAGAAAGCCTAAATCTGGCCGATGCCTACGCCTTGCCACCCACCGTCCCTTATCAGCTAGAGCGCAGCGTTGATCGAGATCTTGACTACTCAACTCGTTCGGTCCTGGTGCTGCCGATGCAAAACCGTCAGGGGGAAATGATCGGCGTCCTACAACTGATTAATCGGAAAACTAAGGCGGATGTGGTGGTCACCCCAGAAAACGTGACTGAAGTCACCCAGCCTTACTCAGAATGGGAAGAGCGAATCGTCAGAAGTTTGGCATCCCAAGCGGCGATTTCCATCGAACGGAATCATCTGCAAGAAAGTATTGAACATCTGTTCGAGGGTTTTGTGACAGCATCGGTGCAAGTCATTGAAGCGCGGGATCCCTGTACCTTTGGACATTCTGAGCGGGTGGCCGAACTGACCGTTCGCCTCAGTCAAGAGGCCAATACGGTGACGACTGGACCCATGCGCGATGTCAAGTTTAGTGTTCGTCAAATCCAAGAAGTCCGCTATGCGGCTTTGTTGCATGATTTTGGCAAAGTTGGGGTCCCTGAAGCGATTTTAGTTAAGCAGAAAAAGCTCTACCCATCACAACTAGAGGTGATCCGCCATCGCTTTGCTTTAGCCGAGCGAACGATGGAAATGGAATGCGCCCAAAACAAGTTTAGGTATTTGATTGAGCATCCCTCACACCTTCATCGGGACCCGGAAAATGCTTGTTCTCATTGTCAGGAGCTACAGGAACTCGACCGTCAACTCCAAGAGAAGATAGAGCAACTCAATACTTACTGGAAGCTCTTGTTAGAGGCCAACGAACCGCGCATTCTCGCGGAAGAACCCCTCGCTCGCCTCCGAGAACTTTCTCAACAGATCTATAGAGATGTAGATGGTCAATTAAAGCCCTTGATCGATCCCGACGAAATCACTCAACTGCTGATCCCCAAAGGGAATCTGACCCCAGAAGAACGCTTGTCTATTGAATATCATGTGACTCATACCTATGAGTTTTTGAAGCGAATTCCCTGGACCCGGGATCTGAAAGATGTACCAAAGATCGCCTTCGGCCATCATGAAAAGATCGATGGATCGGGGTACCCAAGGGGATTGAAAGGAAATGAAATTCCGATCCAGGCCCAGATTATGACCATTGCCGATATTTATGATGCGCTCACGGCAGGCGATCGCCCCTACAAGAGAGGATTGCCTGTAGAAGCGGCCCTCCGAATTCTCCGAGAAGAAGCTATTCATAACAAAATCAACGCGGACCTGTTGGAGTTATTCGAGCATCGCCAAGTTTTTTCAGTCCTGGGTCACTCCCAACAGGTCGTTACCTTAGAGAGCGCCTAA
- a CDS encoding 4a-hydroxytetrahydrobiopterin dehydratase: protein MAQLLTETEIQERLIQIGGWTRDGKILHCERKFKDFIEAIAFVNQLVDPAEIAGHHPDLEISYNKVTISLTTHDAGGLTEKDFQMAQTISELK, encoded by the coding sequence ATGGCTCAGTTGTTAACAGAAACGGAGATTCAGGAGCGGTTGATTCAGATTGGGGGCTGGACCCGAGACGGAAAAATTTTGCACTGTGAAAGAAAATTTAAAGATTTTATCGAGGCGATCGCCTTTGTTAATCAATTAGTAGATCCAGCCGAAATCGCCGGACATCACCCAGACCTAGAAATTTCTTATAACAAAGTCACCATTAGTTTAACCACTCATGATGCGGGGGGCTTAACCGAAAAAGACTTTCAGATGGCCCAGACCATCTCCGAGTTGAAATGA